Part of the Nocardioides perillae genome is shown below.
CGCGGCCCCCTCACGCGGTCGGCGCGAGCGCCCCACGCCTGCCGCCGCCCGCCGCGGGTACCGGCCGGTCGGCGGCGCGGAGGGCGTCGCCGACCCGAGCACCGGAGGAGCACCTGTGGACACCGACGGCACGACGAAGGTCGCGGCACTGGTCGACGACGCCCGCACCTGCCTGCTGACCACCATGACCGACGACGGCCGCCACGTGAGCCGGCCGATGGCGCTGCAGGAGGTGGAGTTCGACGGCGACCTGTGGTTCTTCACCTACGACGACTCCGACAAGGTGCGGCAGGTCCGTGCCCACCCGCAGGTCAACGTCGCCTTCGAGGGCAAGGACGCGTGGACCTCGGTGTCGGGCGCGGCCGAGGTCGTGCACGACCGGGCGCAGGCGGAGCGGCTCTGGTCAGCGCCGCTCGAGGTGTGGTTCCCCGACGGCCTCGACACCGCCGGGCTCGCGCTGCTCAAGGTGCACGCCGAGACCGCGGAGGTCTGGGAGTCCTCCCACAGCCGAGTGAAGAAGCTGGTCGGCGGCGTCCGCGCCGCCGTCAGCGGTCAGCCCGAGAAGTTCCCCTCCACCAACGAGACGGTCGAGCTCGACCGCTGAGCAACACCGGGCGACGCGGCGCGGTCGGCCGGCCCCGAGAAGTGCAGCCCCTCCGAGACGAGGGGGCCGCTCAGCAGCTTGCGGTCGGCCTGGTAGTCCATCGACATCACCCACGGCGCCTCGGGACCCTGCTTCGGCAGGTCGGCGAGCGAGCGCTGCACGTAGCCCGCGCCGAAGTCGAGCAGGGGTCGCAGCGCCATGTCGGGGTCGGCCTCGACCCAGGCGGTGTCGAGGCCGTGCTCGTCGAGGTGGCGCAGCAGCTGACAGAGGTACTCGCAGAGGATGCCGACCTTGAGCGTCCACGACGAGTTCGTGTAGCCGATGGCGATCGAGAAGTTCGGCACGCCGGTCAGCATCGTGCCGCGGTGCACGACGGTCTCGGAGGGCACGACCGGCTTGCCGTCGACGGCCAGCTCGATGCCGCCGAAGAGCTGGAGGTTCAGCCCGGTCGCGGTGACCACGACGTCGGCGTCGAGGTGCTCGCCGCCCTCGAGCTGCAGGCCGGTCTCGGTGAAGGTCGTGATCCGGTCGGTGACGACGTGCGCCTTCCCGGCGCGGATCGCCTTGAACAGGTCGCCGTCGGGCACGGCGCACAACCGCTGGTCCCACGGGTCGTAGGGCGGGTTGAAGTGGGTGTCGACGTCGAAGCCGTCCGGCAGCTGCTTGGTGTTGACCCACCGGATCACCTTGCGCGCCGGGCCGGGGAAGCGCTGGCACAGCTGCCAGACCAGCCG
Proteins encoded:
- a CDS encoding pyridoxamine 5'-phosphate oxidase family protein, whose translation is MDTDGTTKVAALVDDARTCLLTTMTDDGRHVSRPMALQEVEFDGDLWFFTYDDSDKVRQVRAHPQVNVAFEGKDAWTSVSGAAEVVHDRAQAERLWSAPLEVWFPDGLDTAGLALLKVHAETAEVWESSHSRVKKLVGGVRAAVSGQPEKFPSTNETVELDR